The following proteins come from a genomic window of Falco rusticolus isolate bFalRus1 chromosome 9, bFalRus1.pri, whole genome shotgun sequence:
- the ATP5MD gene encoding ATP synthase membrane subunit DAPIT, mitochondrial: MAGHDSGTQHQFTGFQKYFNSYTITGRRNYVIATYTSIAMLVLYFKLRPKKKTPAVTDK, encoded by the exons ATGGCTGGCCATGACTCAGGAACTCAACACCAGTTCACTGGATTTCAGAAGTACTTCAATTCCTATACCATCACAGGCAGGAGGAAT TATGTAATAGCAACTTACACAAGTATTGCAATGCTCGTCTTGTATTTCAAGCTCAGACCTAAAAAGAAAACTCCTGCTGTGACAGATAAGTAA